Proteins encoded within one genomic window of Lysinibacillus louembei:
- a CDS encoding DUF4132 domain-containing protein, producing MKEQLLEFLQSIEQKAKKEGYEYPYDHVEKFEILIKEHKLTTVEQLFDVGLLEALTTLYDRDFAEELKVYCIKQVTQAFQQGMYRRSAHSDSIDQHASNILSIILAGTLNKDVNVVDTLSHCQARYYRGIVNFYVDQKEKPVASQDFVEAKFAQLLAEDDTAAVQYVHEAIFGENNVAMLSHQLIRSIVGSNNMKLVEWLGQLLLAAQRQEGTRQAILENADKGTPQVLIYFMKLVKENDLLRFSSVQRAVETWVGLAYTVDDKKIIQKLLDISYDLLTKKRDIEPLLQSEDAIENYAALWAIATLDVQNIKPALQHLFQGKKHQILSALYFAHATNLEFYLRFPIIDVIMEHDDLDILTLAMQDVLPISMYSKYHFYDNNIHPDYFEHYPKAFITRLEQVAELMKKQEHTLQGKPLPWVNYTLTKEYVINGTMLLAVYWKDLNYVMKIYEKREALTPNQRENLLGFIVEKLKMPIAKSFLVECLQERGTRELALKLIKEQKEPLDDAQIEAVEQLFYLKSGATKQALVKVLISQPPTKIIESAERLVKNSKQDLRLGGLELLVELKKASNISSQEISTITGFIAKPTVKEQELIDVLVEDTSQKTLAGGYGIFNPNYSKEAIPPLKITINNATQAITSFDIEKLKPKLQRLSDLFEENAAYEYQARGWNGSSYDAILGNYFSPLFGTEGEHIHAYPLADVWLQWKEDVQFTNLDCLSVILFAKQGYYGKEPWDQGLTEETRETLSQWINFDNINDFNYWINTLAHSKKICDIIGLLCNTEYDHTEIFNYAHSALVEMFQKLSAEWFKRINIESEWSKDTYETYSLYRSLMWFCERYLDTEQQFIQLFSLRAAITTLHEQHNRETKQGAAYLPILYSNDEAIARAHSLGLVPIDACYLKMFNPLEDRYHAADLFNSKKREKLVVSYPFLAEVYDKSANRIIDIELSRGDLRTEVSHLANHSLMPIVGVNDFTRILHALKGLTLVRGYAWAGDYTKREVFSSMLRHCQPALEDTVENLAGALKAYDITEEELLNAMMYTPAYTSLVNEYLGWAGLESAAWYFRAHTTDTLSDESMSHIQLYTNITATEFHDGAFAKEWLLECYKELGKSRFDKLYESAKYMSEGATHRRSQMFADAALGHLKLKPLMEEVADKRNKDKLRCIGLIPLNKRNPLKDAYQRYQFIQTFLQESKQFGAQRKASESLACRIATENLARNLGDDVTRFIWRMEIFELDTIQKYFEPIAVDDITLHLQADDKGLVNFVVEKAGKPLKSVPARLKKNKIVEEITEVRKQLREQQSRSRKAFEDAMEKGIIFTFSEMKNLLAHPVLAPMLEKLYIVSGATIGLIKDVELDDDAEVRIAHPYDLYESKRWTEIQHEVFTEKIVQPFKQVFRELYVVNADESEKNVSSRYAGHQIQPQKTLALLKTRGWLASYDEGLRKIYYDQDIVVTMYAMADWFSPADIEAPTLEYVAFYNRRTGKPILLQDVPPLIFSEAMRDVDLVVSVAHVGGVDPEASFSTIETRAAIVRELTQMLKLKQVTVEKQYALIEGSLARYSIHLGSGTVHKVGGAMMPILAVQSQHRGRIFLPFADEDPRTAEIMSKIVLLSEDSKIKDPSILQWIK from the coding sequence TTGAAAGAGCAATTATTGGAGTTTTTACAATCAATCGAGCAAAAAGCAAAAAAGGAAGGCTATGAATATCCATATGACCATGTGGAGAAATTCGAGATACTAATTAAAGAGCATAAGCTAACGACTGTTGAGCAATTATTTGATGTAGGGCTTTTAGAGGCTTTAACGACACTTTATGATCGGGATTTTGCCGAAGAGCTAAAAGTTTATTGCATCAAACAAGTAACTCAAGCCTTTCAACAAGGTATGTACCGCCGCTCAGCACATAGTGATTCCATTGATCAGCATGCTAGTAACATTTTGTCTATTATTCTAGCTGGCACACTAAATAAAGATGTCAACGTTGTTGATACGCTAAGCCACTGTCAAGCAAGGTATTATCGAGGTATTGTTAATTTTTATGTTGATCAAAAAGAAAAGCCAGTCGCTTCACAGGATTTTGTTGAGGCAAAGTTTGCTCAATTATTAGCGGAAGATGATACAGCAGCTGTGCAATATGTACATGAAGCTATTTTCGGTGAAAACAATGTAGCGATGTTATCCCATCAATTAATTCGAAGCATTGTTGGCAGCAATAATATGAAGCTCGTTGAATGGCTAGGACAGCTATTGCTTGCTGCCCAACGTCAAGAAGGTACACGTCAAGCTATTTTAGAAAATGCAGATAAAGGCACACCTCAAGTGCTTATTTACTTTATGAAGCTCGTAAAAGAAAACGATTTATTACGCTTTTCCTCTGTGCAACGCGCCGTAGAAACATGGGTTGGTCTAGCCTACACTGTAGATGATAAAAAAATCATACAGAAATTGCTTGATATTTCCTATGACCTTTTAACGAAGAAAAGGGATATTGAACCACTTTTACAATCAGAAGATGCTATTGAAAACTATGCGGCACTCTGGGCAATTGCTACACTTGATGTGCAAAATATTAAGCCTGCTTTACAACACCTGTTCCAAGGTAAAAAACATCAAATACTGTCAGCTTTATACTTTGCTCATGCAACAAATCTCGAATTTTACTTACGCTTCCCAATTATAGATGTAATTATGGAGCATGATGATTTAGATATTTTAACACTTGCTATGCAGGATGTTTTACCAATCTCTATGTATTCAAAATATCATTTTTACGATAACAATATACACCCTGATTACTTTGAGCATTATCCAAAAGCATTCATTACACGTCTTGAGCAAGTAGCTGAGCTGATGAAAAAGCAGGAGCACACATTACAAGGTAAGCCGCTTCCATGGGTAAATTACACATTAACAAAGGAATATGTAATCAACGGAACAATGCTGCTAGCTGTTTACTGGAAAGACCTTAATTATGTCATGAAAATTTATGAAAAGCGCGAAGCATTAACACCAAATCAACGTGAAAATTTGCTTGGCTTTATAGTAGAAAAATTAAAAATGCCTATAGCCAAGTCATTTTTAGTGGAATGTTTACAGGAGCGTGGCACCCGTGAGCTCGCTTTAAAGTTGATTAAAGAGCAAAAAGAGCCATTAGACGATGCGCAAATTGAAGCTGTCGAGCAGCTCTTTTATTTAAAATCTGGTGCAACAAAGCAAGCGCTTGTTAAAGTGCTTATATCACAGCCACCGACAAAAATAATAGAGAGTGCCGAGCGTTTAGTAAAAAATTCGAAGCAAGACTTACGCTTAGGTGGATTAGAGCTATTAGTAGAATTAAAAAAAGCGAGTAATATTAGCAGTCAGGAAATCTCCACAATTACAGGGTTTATCGCTAAGCCTACTGTCAAAGAACAAGAATTGATTGATGTTTTAGTGGAAGATACTAGTCAAAAAACACTTGCAGGTGGTTATGGTATTTTTAATCCAAATTACTCTAAAGAAGCTATCCCACCGCTAAAAATAACAATTAACAATGCGACACAAGCAATAACATCCTTTGATATAGAAAAACTCAAGCCAAAACTGCAACGTCTATCGGATTTATTTGAGGAAAACGCTGCCTATGAGTATCAGGCACGTGGGTGGAATGGTAGCAGTTATGATGCAATCCTTGGTAACTATTTCAGCCCACTTTTCGGCACTGAAGGCGAGCATATACACGCCTATCCTTTAGCAGATGTTTGGCTACAGTGGAAAGAGGATGTACAATTTACAAACCTCGATTGCTTATCGGTTATCCTTTTCGCAAAACAAGGTTATTATGGCAAAGAGCCATGGGATCAAGGCTTAACTGAGGAGACAAGAGAGACATTATCACAATGGATTAATTTCGATAATATCAATGACTTCAATTATTGGATCAATACATTAGCACATAGCAAAAAAATATGCGATATTATCGGCTTGCTCTGCAATACAGAATACGACCATACAGAAATTTTCAACTACGCACATAGCGCACTTGTCGAGATGTTCCAAAAACTCTCAGCAGAATGGTTTAAACGTATTAATATAGAGTCTGAATGGTCTAAAGATACTTATGAAACATACTCGCTTTACCGAAGTTTAATGTGGTTTTGTGAGCGTTACCTTGATACAGAGCAACAATTCATACAGCTCTTCTCTCTTCGTGCAGCAATTACTACATTACATGAACAGCATAACCGAGAAACAAAGCAAGGTGCTGCGTACTTACCGATTTTATATTCGAATGATGAAGCAATTGCACGTGCACATAGTTTAGGACTTGTACCGATTGACGCTTGTTATTTAAAAATGTTTAACCCACTTGAAGATCGATACCATGCAGCAGATTTATTCAATTCAAAAAAACGTGAAAAATTGGTTGTTAGCTATCCATTTTTAGCTGAAGTATATGATAAATCAGCCAATCGTATTATCGATATTGAATTGAGTCGAGGTGATTTACGTACTGAAGTAAGCCATTTAGCCAATCATTCATTAATGCCGATTGTTGGAGTAAATGATTTTACACGTATTTTGCATGCTTTAAAGGGTCTCACATTAGTGCGTGGCTATGCATGGGCAGGTGACTATACAAAGCGCGAAGTTTTTTCAAGTATGCTAAGACATTGTCAACCAGCACTTGAAGATACAGTAGAGAATTTAGCAGGAGCATTAAAAGCATATGATATTACAGAAGAAGAGCTATTAAATGCGATGATGTATACACCTGCCTATACTTCGCTTGTAAATGAATATTTAGGCTGGGCTGGGCTTGAAAGTGCTGCATGGTATTTCCGTGCACATACAACAGACACGTTAAGCGATGAAAGCATGAGCCATATTCAACTTTATACGAATATTACAGCAACTGAATTCCATGATGGTGCTTTCGCAAAGGAATGGCTACTAGAATGCTATAAAGAGCTTGGCAAAAGTCGCTTTGACAAACTATATGAAAGTGCCAAATATATGTCAGAGGGTGCGACTCATCGGCGCTCTCAAATGTTCGCAGATGCTGCACTTGGTCATTTAAAGCTTAAACCATTAATGGAGGAAGTTGCTGATAAGCGTAATAAAGATAAGCTACGCTGTATCGGTCTTATACCACTCAACAAGCGTAATCCACTGAAGGATGCGTATCAGCGCTATCAATTTATTCAAACATTTTTACAGGAAAGCAAGCAATTTGGCGCACAGCGAAAAGCAAGTGAGAGCTTAGCTTGTCGCATCGCCACTGAAAACTTAGCACGTAACTTAGGTGATGATGTAACACGCTTTATATGGCGTATGGAAATTTTCGAATTAGATACAATTCAAAAGTATTTCGAGCCTATTGCTGTCGATGATATTACGCTACATTTACAGGCCGATGACAAAGGTCTTGTTAATTTTGTTGTGGAGAAAGCTGGCAAGCCGTTAAAATCTGTACCAGCTCGCCTGAAAAAGAACAAAATTGTCGAGGAAATAACAGAAGTACGTAAGCAATTACGTGAGCAACAAAGCAGATCACGCAAAGCATTTGAAGATGCGATGGAAAAGGGAATTATCTTTACATTTAGTGAAATGAAGAACTTACTTGCACATCCTGTTTTAGCACCGATGCTAGAAAAGCTATATATCGTTAGCGGTGCAACAATTGGCTTAATTAAAGATGTGGAGCTTGATGATGATGCAGAAGTGCGCATTGCACATCCATATGATTTATATGAGTCAAAAAGATGGACTGAAATCCAGCATGAAGTTTTCACAGAAAAGATTGTACAGCCATTCAAGCAAGTATTTCGTGAGTTATATGTTGTCAATGCAGATGAAAGTGAAAAAAATGTTTCCTCACGCTATGCAGGACATCAAATTCAACCACAGAAAACGCTTGCTCTATTAAAAACACGTGGCTGGTTAGCTAGCTATGATGAAGGACTGCGCAAAATTTATTATGACCAAGATATCGTTGTAACAATGTATGCCATGGCAGATTGGTTCTCACCAGCAGATATCGAAGCACCAACGCTTGAATACGTCGCATTTTATAACCGTCGCACAGGTAAGCCCATATTATTACAGGACGTACCACCTCTTATTTTCTCTGAGGCAATGCGCGATGTTGATTTAGTCGTGAGCGTAGCGCATGTTGGTGGTGTAGACCCAGAGGCGAGCTTCTCGACAATTGAAACACGTGCCGCAATTGTACGTGAATTAACACAAATGCTGAAGCTAAAACAAGTAACTGTTGAAAAGCAATATGCATTAATCGAAGGCTCACTTGCACGTTATAGCATCCATTTAGGCAGTGGTACTGTGCATAAGGTTGGTGGCGCAATGATGCCAATTTTAGCTGTTCAATCACAGCATCGTGGACGCATTTTCCTGCCGTTTGCTGACGAAGACCCACGCACAGCAGAAATTATGTCGAAAATCGTGCTGTTAAGCGAAGACAGCAAAATTAAAGACCCTTCGATTTTACAGTGGATTAAATAA
- a CDS encoding 8-oxo-dGTP diphosphatase yields the protein MANVTLTNMCMIYDKENNKVLVQNRVKSWKGITFPGGHVEKGESIVESTIREIKEETGLTISNLEPCGIIQWYNKDKDESYFVFNYRTSVYSGELLHKTDEGDVFWVHKNELAQLQFAEGMEERLPMFFEKAFVEGFYDEGQLKRY from the coding sequence ATGGCTAATGTTACATTAACGAATATGTGTATGATTTATGATAAAGAAAATAATAAGGTGCTCGTACAAAATCGGGTTAAATCGTGGAAGGGCATTACATTTCCAGGAGGGCATGTGGAAAAGGGTGAAAGCATTGTTGAATCTACTATTAGAGAGATAAAAGAGGAGACAGGTTTAACGATTTCAAATTTAGAGCCATGCGGCATTATTCAATGGTATAACAAGGACAAAGATGAAAGCTATTTTGTTTTTAATTATAGAACGAGTGTATACAGTGGGGAACTATTACATAAAACGGATGAGGGCGATGTATTTTGGGTACATAAGAATGAGTTAGCGCAGCTCCAGTTTGCGGAAGGTATGGAGGAGCGACTACCGATGTTTTTTGAAAAAGCATTTGTAGAAGGGTTTTATGATGAAGGACAATTGAAGCGCTATTAA
- a CDS encoding AraC family transcriptional regulator, whose translation MDWLERVNRAMDYIEENLVDEIEFKEVARLACCPEYHFPRMFSSMTGMTLSEYIRRRRLSLAAFELQNNSDVRIIDLALKYGYDSPDAFSRAFKSLHGVNPTAARNKGIELKAIPRLSFQISIKGAVEMDYRIEVLDFEIEIVGIKQKVTTKDAFQVIPKLWGEATESGLLHRLIDMSWEHPQCKMEGILGVVGKQAAITDEDFDYLMGCRYTGELPTDMEKIVLPKSTWAVFPNISEAWQRLYTEWLPTSGYELANLPCIENQLAPDRVPSSELWVPVIASK comes from the coding sequence ATGGATTGGTTAGAGAGAGTAAATAGAGCGATGGATTATATTGAAGAAAACTTAGTAGATGAAATAGAATTTAAAGAAGTAGCGAGATTGGCTTGCTGTCCTGAGTATCATTTTCCAAGAATGTTTTCATCTATGACAGGAATGACTTTGTCTGAGTACATTCGACGAAGACGCCTATCACTTGCAGCATTTGAGCTTCAAAATAATAGTGATGTTCGAATTATTGACCTTGCCCTTAAATATGGCTATGATTCTCCAGATGCCTTCAGTCGCGCATTTAAGAGCCTCCATGGAGTGAATCCAACAGCAGCTCGTAATAAAGGGATTGAATTAAAAGCCATTCCGAGACTTTCCTTTCAAATTTCAATTAAAGGGGCTGTAGAAATGGATTACAGAATTGAAGTGTTGGATTTTGAAATTGAGATTGTAGGTATTAAACAAAAGGTGACAACGAAGGATGCTTTTCAAGTTATTCCAAAGCTATGGGGAGAGGCAACAGAAAGCGGGTTGCTACACAGATTAATTGATATGTCATGGGAGCATCCACAATGCAAAATGGAGGGCATCTTAGGAGTAGTAGGTAAACAAGCGGCGATTACAGATGAAGATTTTGACTATTTGATGGGGTGTCGCTATACAGGCGAGCTACCAACGGATATGGAGAAAATCGTATTGCCAAAAAGTACATGGGCTGTTTTCCCAAATATTTCAGAGGCATGGCAACGCTTATATACAGAGTGGCTGCCAACCTCAGGCTATGAATTAGCGAATCTACCATGTATCGAAAATCAATTAGCACCAGACCGAGTGCCTAGTAGTGAATTATGGGTTCCAGTAATCGCAAGTAAATAA
- the nhaC gene encoding Na+/H+ antiporter NhaC, giving the protein MLKAKTTPIFWEALIIVFVIIGVMSASIIKFSAPPHIPILIIVILLIAYGLLKKVPFQQLQQGMVDGAQPGLAAVFIFFLIGILISSWLISGTIPTLIYYGFSIVSASFFFAIVFIITCIIGITIGSSLTTVATAGVAFISIASALDLSLALTAGAIVSGAFFGDKMSPLSDTTNLASSIVGIDLFEHIKNMAWTTVPAFILSIIAYAILSPKHTTVSLTNVETFQAALLETNLVHWYALLPLVLLVILSIKKVPALVTLAIGSIFGIALSFLHDPLSLTAILDILFNGYVPNTTNEAVNALLHRGGIASMFFTITLVLLALSMGGLLFTLGIIQSIFAKLEASLTTVRSVITGTAITGIGVNTLIGEQYLAILLTGEAFKEQYKKVGLAPKNLARAIEDSGTVVNPLVPWSVCGIFITDILGVSTINYFPFAFFCLLGPVLTVFFAWSGKTLSKI; this is encoded by the coding sequence ATGTTAAAAGCAAAAACAACCCCTATATTTTGGGAAGCACTTATAATTGTTTTCGTAATCATTGGCGTTATGAGTGCTAGTATTATTAAATTTAGCGCGCCACCACATATACCTATTCTTATTATCGTCATATTGCTCATTGCTTATGGTTTACTAAAAAAAGTACCGTTCCAACAGCTCCAGCAAGGAATGGTGGACGGAGCACAACCTGGACTCGCTGCTGTTTTTATTTTTTTCTTAATCGGCATACTTATTAGCAGTTGGCTTATTAGCGGAACGATTCCAACATTAATTTATTACGGTTTTTCCATAGTTAGTGCTAGCTTCTTCTTTGCGATTGTTTTTATTATTACATGTATTATTGGCATTACTATTGGTAGTTCATTAACGACCGTCGCAACAGCAGGTGTAGCCTTTATTAGCATTGCGAGTGCGCTTGATTTATCGCTCGCATTAACAGCAGGTGCCATCGTATCAGGAGCATTTTTTGGTGATAAAATGTCACCACTTTCTGATACGACAAATTTAGCATCAAGCATTGTTGGTATCGACCTATTTGAGCATATTAAAAATATGGCTTGGACAACTGTGCCTGCTTTCATTCTTTCAATTATTGCTTATGCCATTTTGTCGCCGAAGCATACAACTGTATCTCTTACAAATGTCGAAACTTTCCAAGCCGCATTACTTGAAACAAATTTAGTACATTGGTACGCTTTATTACCTCTCGTATTATTAGTTATTCTATCAATAAAAAAAGTGCCTGCATTAGTGACACTAGCAATCGGTTCGATATTTGGTATTGCGTTATCCTTTTTGCATGACCCACTTTCCCTAACAGCTATTTTAGACATTTTATTTAATGGTTATGTGCCAAATACAACGAATGAGGCCGTTAATGCACTACTACATCGTGGAGGAATTGCGAGCATGTTTTTCACGATTACATTAGTATTGCTTGCTTTGAGCATGGGTGGCCTATTATTTACCTTAGGCATTATTCAAAGTATCTTTGCTAAGCTTGAAGCTTCCTTAACAACAGTACGCTCTGTTATTACAGGCACTGCGATTACAGGCATTGGCGTAAATACGTTAATTGGTGAGCAATATTTAGCTATTTTATTAACAGGGGAAGCTTTTAAAGAGCAATATAAAAAAGTTGGGCTTGCCCCTAAAAACTTAGCACGTGCAATAGAAGACTCTGGAACAGTTGTTAACCCTCTTGTCCCATGGAGTGTCTGCGGTATTTTTATTACAGATATACTGGGTGTCTCTACAATCAACTATTTCCCATTCGCGTTCTTCTGCCTACTTGGGCCTGTTTTAACAGTGTTTTTCGCATGGAGTGGAAAAACACTGTCGAAAATTTAA